From Impatiens glandulifera chromosome 7, dImpGla2.1, whole genome shotgun sequence:
GTGTTGGAGATTGTATTCTTGAACAGAACTGACATGTTTAAAGTTCATCAATTGTCTAATGGGGGTGTCATGTATGGAAGGCCCGAAATGCAACAAgaggtctctcttgaacactTTTCATGTCATGGTTTCGCTATGGTTGCGTTGCTGAAGATATGACTCATACCGCATTCTTGCTTCACCAGTAAAGTGAATGAGAACAATGTCCAATTTAGTTGCATCATTAGTTTTGTCCACTCTTAAAAATTATTCAGCATATATAAGTCAACCCTTCACATCGGTCCCACGAAACCGAAGGAAATCAACATTAATGAGTTGGGTTGAAGAAACATATTGTTGGCCTAAATGGAAGTGTTTATTCGGGGGAGGGCCATGGTAAGTAGAATCATCATAGGACCTGGCGCGAGTTCAAAACAGTAAGCTAAACTTTTCACAATCTTATTCATATCCGTAATTTGGTGAGTTCAACTTCATATATGAGCCAAACCCACCAAAATATTGAGTTACAACTACTCAAAGAGGAGAAATAATTTAACAGAACGTGGTTTACAAATAACAGAAATTGAAACAGATATATAACCAACTTTAACTGTCcaatattataacaaaatacTACGTAAATAGTAAGTTAACGACTTAtgaaatcattaaaaatgaaatcTCGTTTTTATAACTTCAACCAAATATCCAAAATCTCAATATCTTATAAATAGTCCTAAACAATTCGGTCATAAAAAACCTGAGTATATATGAAACATTATTAGATCTAATCCAAATATGAAAGATTgttatacattattttcttcaattaaatcataatggaattgttaatttgttaaatctaactaatctatcagaaatattaaaatatttttttttaaatctcaataatttttttattctgaGTCAATGGGTAGTCATACTTTTGGTTTAAAGcaataaatttacaaaaaaaaccaaataattttgtgttttttgaaGCCGGAGTTGTTCTAAATTCCGGCGAAATGACTTCGAACTTGCTTCTGAACACCGGATTTTGCTCGCCGGAGTTGCTCAGGAGGCCGTCGCCGCTAATGCCATCTTACATAGAAACTGATCGATTGAAGCTTATTTCTCTTACCAATCCCTGGGCGCGCCATTCTCGTGGTCCTTCATTGGCACTCTCTTCAAGAACCCTTCACGGGCTACTTTTCAATGACTCCACATGCATTTTCCGAATTCCTTCACGGTATAATTCTAGCATACCCAGTTCTTTACCGGAGCGGCTAAACGAAGTCGAAATTGCAGAAGaggttaatttgatatttagggtttagatttgCAATTTGATAAGAGATTTTTTGAATATGCagataaagttaataataaccACTGAATTTTTATGAAGGAAGAACGGAAGGTTAGTCAATTGAAGAAAAGGGTAGTTTTTGGGGTCCTGATAGGAGTTTTCACTGGGGGTGTTGTATTAGCTGGAGGATTGGTATTCACAGTAGCTCTTTCTGCTGCAGTTTTTGTTGGTGCTCGTGAATACTTTGAACTAGTTAGGAGTAATGGAATTGCTGATGGAATGACACCCCCTCCACGATACCTTTCGCGGGTTTGCTCTGTTATCTGCACTTTGATGCCTATACTTACATTGTAAGACTTTGTTAATCAATGAATGATTGAATGTTTCAATTCTTGTTTTGTATTTAATCAGATCTTTATTGATGAATGGGGGTGATCATTAGGTACCTTGGTCAGATCGACGTTTCTGTGACATCTGCAGCTTTCATTGTTGCAATGGCATTGCTTTTGCAAAGAGGAAATCCTCGTTTTTCTCAACTCAGTAGCACCATATTTGGTCTATTTTATTGTGGTTATCTTCCCAGCTTTTGGATTAAGCTTAGATGTAGTTTAACAGCCTCTGCTTTAAATTCTAGTAAGTGTTCTATTTACAAACTTGATCTGAAATACTTGAAATCCAAGGAAATCTATTAACGG
This genomic window contains:
- the LOC124945582 gene encoding phosphatidate cytidylyltransferase 4, chloroplastic-like, with amino-acid sequence MTSNLLLNTGFCSPELLRRPSPLMPSYIETDRLKLISLTNPWARHSRGPSLALSSRTLHGLLFNDSTCIFRIPSRYNSSIPSSLPERLNEVEIAEEEERKVSQLKKRVVFGVLIGVFTGGVVLAGGLVFTVALSAAVFVGAREYFELVRSNGIADGMTPPPRYLSRVCSVICTLMPILTLYLGQIDVSVTSAAFIVAMALLLQRGNPRFSQLSSTIFGLFYCGYLPSFWIKLRCSLTASALNSNQCFQNWPLILGGPSQWTVGLVATLISISSIIAADTYAFIGGKAFGRTPLTNISPKKTWEGVFAGLCGCVATTVLLSKILGWPASLPSAITFGLLNFFGSLFGDLIESMIKRDAGVKDSGSLIPGHGGILDRVDSYLFTGSLAYSFIKTFLPVYGV